In Raphanus sativus cultivar WK10039 unplaced genomic scaffold, ASM80110v3 Scaffold1966, whole genome shotgun sequence, the genomic window ggtggtggaagagaaatcctgctggctgaagagaaatccagccttGGAGTGGTTAAAGCGGATTCCCAAACCAAATTCTCTTATCTCTCTATCTTGTGTTTCATTATTTGTTTGCTTTGAGATCTCATCGGTTATTTGGATTGTCTTTCTTAGAACCTTGAGAAGAATTCTTTGAGTGACCACTAAATTGAGTGAAACACGTGTGTGGGTGAGGATAAACACCTGAGAGTGTGAGGTTTTTATCTAACTTTACCTTGTTTAAGTTTTCAGGAAACCATGggcagtgaagaagaaagaaaccagaCCCGGAAATTCTGTGCTGGATTATCTAACTTGCAAATGCGTGCTCTCAATGATTCTATGTCTAACTTGTTGAATACAGGTTTGGAGGCGATCCATCTTAGGCTGGATGAACTTCAGGGCCGACCAGCTCAGTCCCGAACCAGAAACAGGCGTGACCGCCCAAGGAGACACAGCCGGTCCGACCTTGAGATCCGAGATGAGTCCTATGATGATGATCAGTCCATCAATCGTCCAAGGAGAGCTCCTAGACATCAAAACCAAGGTGATGTCAATCCATTTGGTAGAAATGAAAGAACTAATGATGGTATGGGTggattgaaattgaaaattccAAGTTTTGATGGCAAAAATGATCCGGATGCTTTTCTTGAATGGGAAAGAAAAATTGAGCTTGTGTTTGATTGTCAAAATTTTTCTGATATTAAAAAGGTTAGACTTGCTGCTGCTGAGTTTACTGGCTATGCTATTAACTGGTATGATCGAGTTGTGACTAGCAGGAGAAGAGCAGGTATGGCGCCAGTTGATACATGGGATGAGCTTTCCATGCTGATGAGGAGACGCTTTGTTCCCGACCATTACCACGGGACCTACATCACAACTCAGGCGGCTGcttcaaggttccaagtcagttgaggactatcaccaggagatggagacCTTGATGATCAAAGCTGATGTAGAAGAGCCCTTAGACGCCACCATGGCCAGATTTCTTACCGGGCTCAACCGTGATATTCAAGACCGTATGGAGCTGGAAGATTATGACAGCATGGAGCAGATGCTACACAAGGCCATACTGATTGAACAACAAGCCAAAAGAAAAGGTCTTTCTAAACCAGCCTTTGCTCCCAAATCATCCTTTGCTCCCAAAGCAAACTATCAAGACAAAGGTAAGTCTTCTTCCTCAACAAATACTGCTTTTAAGACTAATGCCTCTGCTCATGTTgatagagaaaagaaagaggagGCTCCAAAACGAACCAGAGACATTCAGTGTTTCAGATGTCATGGCCTTGGCCACTATGCCAACCGATGCCCAAACCAAAAGGTGATGGTTCTTTTGGAGAATGGTGAAGTAGAATCCGAGGAAGACAAGGAGGATCTTGGACCAgtgtatgatgatgatgaggaagaggcGCTTGACTTCCCAGCTCATGGTCCCCTTCTTGTTACTAGAAAGACTTTGGACGATGCCTTTGATCCCATCTTCGATGAGGAGGCCGATGGAGTGATCGATGAGTTCTGCTCGAACTTTGTGGAGGGTTCTGATCCGATCTATGATGAGGACGACCTTGATGATCCCAGCCACGGTCCAATACTTGTTACTAGACGTGCCTTGAGTGTCCACCAAAGACCAACGACAAgaacaaagggagaatctctttcactctAGATGTCTCATTTCTGATAAAGTTTGTTCTTTGATTATTGATGGAGGTAGTTGCACTAATGTGGCTAGTGACACCCTTGTAAAGAAACTTGGGCTTGTTACTCGGCCTCTTGCTCGTCCTTTCAGGTTGGAGTGGCTCAATGAGGCTGGAGAGCAATATGTGAAGGAGCAAGTCACCGTCCCACTTTCTATTGGGCGATATGAGGATGAGGTCGTGTGCAATGTGCTTCCCATGGATGCATGTCATGTTCTTTTGGGCCGGCCTTGGCAGTTTGATAAAAAGGCTGTGCATGATGGTTTCACAAACCGGCACTCTTTTGATCATAAGGGAAAGAAGATCAACCTTGGTGCCTTTGTCGCCCTCGGAGGTCCATCAAGACCAGGCTTCAACTCAAGAAGGGGCGTGACCAAGAGTCTAAGGCAGATAAACCCGAGTCTAGTACCAGAAACTCCAACTTCTTTGTCAAGGAAAGTCAGGTCAGGAAATCTCTTTACTCTCAACAgccatttcttttacttgtgTATAAAGAATCTCTTATGGCTAATTCTTCTGACCTTGCACCGGAGATTCCGAGTGAGTTGCTAGATGTTTTGCAGGACTTTTCTGATGTCTTTCCAGATGAGAATCCAAAGGGATTGCCACCAATACGAGGGATTGAGCATCAAATAGACTTTGTTCCGGGTGCATCTCTACCGAACCGACCAGCTTACCGTACCAATCCGGTCGAGACCAAGGAACTTCAGAAACAAATCGGAGAGCTTCTTGAGAAAGGCTACATCCGGGAAAGCCTCagtccttgtgctgttccagttcttctagtgcccaagaaagatggttcatggcgcatgtgtgttgactgccgagccatcaacaacattaCGGTAAAGTATAGGCATCCCATTCCTAGGCTTgatgacatgcttgatgagTTGCATGGTTCTTCAGTTTTCTCTAAGattgatttgaaaagtggatatcaccagattaggatgaaagaaggtgatgaatggaaaactgcatttaagactaagctaggattgtatgagtggcttgttatgccatttggtctcactaatgcacctagcactttcATGCGTTTGATGAATCATATTCTGAGAGCATTCATTGGTCATTTCGTggttgtatactttgatgacataCTCATTTACAGCAAGAACCTAGATGATCATAAGAAGCATGTGAAATCTGTTCTTGAAGTTCTTAGGAAAGAAAAGCTGTTTGCAAATCTTAGTAAATGCTCTTTTGGAACAGATCACGTGGTgttcttaggttttgttgtaggtgctgatggactcagAGTGGACGAGGAGAAGGTCAAAGCCATCCGAGAATGGCCCATTCCGACCACAGTGAGCGAGGTAAGGAGCTTCCACGGCCTTGCCGGGTTCTACCCGAAGGTTTGTCCAGGACTTCAGTACCATCGCAGCCCCACTTACtgaagtgatcaagaagaatgttggtTTCAAGTGGGAACAGGCTCAGGAAGAAGCATTCCAACTCTTGAAAGGGAAGTTAACTCATGCTCCTTTACTTgtacttcctgatttttctaaaacttttgagatcgagtgtgatgcttcgggtgttggtattggtgctgtcttGATGCAGGATAGGAAACCcattgcttacttcagtgagaagcttagTGGAGCCACTCTCAACTACCCCACTTACGACCAGGAGCTgtatgctttggtgagggctcttcagacatggcagcactatctctggccaaaggagtttgtgatccatactGATCACCAATCGTTGAGACATCTTAAGGGCCAGCAGAAGCTAAACAAGAGGCATGCCCGTTGGGTTGAGTTTATTGAGACatttccttatgtgatcaagtaCAAGCAAGGTAAGGAAAATGTTGTGGCTGATGCTCTGTCCCGAAGGTATACTCTTCTTTCAGCTCTAGAGACTAAGTTGCttggttttgaatttatcaaaGATTTGTATGCAACTGATCCAGATTTTAAAGAGATTTTCAGGAAGTGTTCCAAAACGGCCTATGGCAAGTATTATCAAGTTTCTGAtttcttattctttgataaCCGCTTGTGTGTTCCCAATGTTCTTTGAGGGAGTTGTTTGTCAGGGAATCTCATGGAGGAGGTCTTATGGGACATTTCGGAATCAAGAAGACATACAAGGTGGTGTATGAGCACTTCTATTGGCCGAGTCTGATGAAGGACGTGGAGAGGATATGCAACCGATGCGTGGATTGCAAGAAGGCCAAGTCCAAAGTGCAAAACCAAGGTTTATTCGGCCCTACCCATTCCATCTCATCCTTGGGTtgatatttctatggattttgtgcttGGTTTGCCTAGGAGTAAGTCTGGCCGAGACTccatctttgtggttgttgatagattctctaagatggctcatttcataccttgtcataagactgatgatgctgtGCATGTTGCTGAGTTGTTCTTTAGAGAAATTGTTAGGTTGCACGGaatgcctagaaccattgtttctgatagagatgctaagttccttagttacttttggaaaactttgtggtctaaaCTTGGAACTAGGTTGATGTTTTCCACTtgtcatcctcaaactgatggtcaaactgagGTTGTGAACCGGACCTTATCAACTTTGCTTAGGTCGttgattaaaaagaatcttagactttgggaagaatgtttgcctcatgttgaaTTTGCATACAATCATTCCATGCATTCTGCTACTAAGTTCTCTCCATTTGAgattgtttatggtttcaaCCCTATGTCTCCACTTGATCTTTTGCCTTTGCCTTTGAGTGAAAGAGTTAGTGCAGATGGCAAAAAGAAAGCTGAGACCATCCGGAAGCTGCACGAAGAGGTTCGAGGCAACATCGAGGCCAAGACAAAGATCTATGAGAGAAAGGCAAACCAGAAGAGGACCAAGGTCGTTTTTGAGGAAGGAGACCTTGTTTGGGTTCACTTGAGGAAGGAACGGTTCCCGGACGAAAGGAAGTCCAAACTCATGCCCCGGATCGATGGACCATTTCCTATACTTAGGAAGATCAGTGACAATGCGTATCAACTTGATCTgcaaggtaagtatgatatttcttcaagttttaatgtttctgatctttctcctttttcttgcagatgatccagatttgtggacaaatccttttgaagaggaaGGGAATGATGCGACCCAGGACCCGGACCAGGACCAGCTCGACGATCAGGACACTCAGATCAGTCCAACCGAGGTTCACCCATCCGTCCAGGCCAAGCAGTCCAACCGAGCAGTGTACCGGATCAACCCGCGTTCGTCCGGAAAGGAGCTAAGCTTGGATCCACGACCTGATGACCGATCTGACCGAACCACAGATGATCTTTCCCGTCCAACTCGTCAAGACAAAGCCAACAGACGAGCCAGACTTCACTTGGATCAGGCGGAGTCAGACCACGACCGCAACTTCTCACTTCTCACCCGTTTGGTCCGTACCGCACATCCCGATGATCGGACCAACGTTCTTACTTCTTCTTTTGACGCCATCATGGACTTCTCTTCGACCAAATTCTCTAAGGCAAGGATTCTTAGACtttctgaagatttgggtcgagtAAATTCTTCATACGTTCAAGACAGTTCGATGATCACCCCCGCGGCCGCACCTCCGTTCGTCCATCTCCTTACCGCGACGAACCAGATCATCACGGACGCACTTGGACACATTTCTGAATCTGGACCAGTCAACCTTTGAGTCCACACTTTGACTGGTCTTCCttgttttccacactttgactagtcttagtcaaatttatattttctatgtgtGTTTTTTCagcatttttctttattatttctttGACTCAAAACACTATATAATGTACCCCATTTCTTTGCAATGAGATCACGAAATTTTCTCCTTATTTTGAGtcttctctctttgttcttaGCATAGAACTTTCCTGTTTCCTAGTGAGGTTATCACTTAGCAAACAAATCTTcatttgttggaccggtgcgtcacatccggcaacaaacGAATCTGGTAGTATCAAGGGGTCTTTCCGCAACCTTTTGTGTCACCCATCATTCCATAGTTCTCTTTTCAGAGTTCATATCCTTCACAAACCgattgagtgatcctgtccaaaCTCAGGACGTATcaccgtgctggccgtagccgccggcggctagcgcccgtgctggccgtggccgccggcggccagcCTCTCCGTGCGTGGCCGTGACCGCCGGCCGCTAGCCCCGTgatggctcgggtcttcggacaacaatctccggTACAACAAGtccaggccccggccgtcagaaatctgtacttcgagtctttcccaaagtcctcgcaggacgaatcattgagattccgcgtacgaaactccggttcttactccaaactaagaccgtcggaaacacttcggaaactcgtaagatatcaacgggaaggaagatcttaaattcttcgtacgaaacagcgatggttatcttaagacaccacttcatctcaactctacgaatgaataaagaacttccgaagaaatcgtagaaaacaaaggaagtcctagagacggcccgaaagggccAAACGTGATCGGACAGCTCcatttacgattatctaagatagacacgacgatttacatttatctttacgtaacaagataaatgctaaatttccggaagaataatgtcaagtttcccgaagagataaatgtcaagtttcccgataagtatggaggccgacgaaaatagaaaaaagcccgccttgcggcccagaaggagaatagaccgtcataagaaggagtatataaaggagctttgggagagaataaaaggcagagcaaaaatcctagagggaaagcaatccgagattggagacctagagagctcctgttaggcggtagactagcaaggcaggacTAGAACGTCCggcgcctctcgttctattttcatcttgtccgcagactcatgtctctctcggaaggatctaacaatccttttacttagagttccgcacatagaaaccctaggcattattctcgacatgcccgtttctatgactaacgctcgtactaaacgaactccgccaggcagttcgatctcttgttcaaacccttccaactgaactacgtccgacttgatcctcgaaaggggtacgtaggcagccttccttaaggtccagtctcaaatcttaataaaacctttccgcatttatttgatcacttgtcgttggttgtcgcagagaatccggaccttcagggaaagttaggtttacttagctttcctccgatttacttaataaaaatcgacagtgcgaatttcggttcccacagtttggcgctagaaggagggggggtcggattctcttactcaaaaacctacgattggtaacaacagcatggccacatcacctgtctgcaacatcgtgtcattcggggacagagcaacggctggtcaagccaaacctcacgacgaactcctcgttatcggactaacgatccaggacatcgacgtagcgagaatattggtcgacaccggatgctcgacaaatattatatataaaaacactctcgagaggatgggaatcgacctaagcgcgatcacggacgatcccaatccgataatcggactctcaggaaacatcacaatgaccctcggctcggtcgatctctcggtcagagccgggagcgtcacgaagatggtggaatttttggtagtcgacggtccagcagcatataacgcgatcgtcgggactccgtggttaaactccatgcgagcaatcccctcgactttccatctgtgcctcaaatttccgaccctcttcGGAGtagaaacaatacaaggagatcgtaaagcgccgcaagtctgcttggccgctgggttaaaacgaaaaaactctgagcccgaaattaacccaaaaaagcaagcgacccacgaaccagcatcgcaggaccctccagaaatcttctggcaatcgcaaagagctgaagcCTTaaaagggaaacgtgagcccacttgcgaaccagtaatttcggtctgcctcgacgagactaacccagagcggtgcatggagattggagccaatctctgCGATCCGTtaaaagcagaactcatcgcatgtctcaagaagaaccttaacacgttcgcttgggctgcggaagatatgccgggaatcgacatcaacataatatgtcacgaactcaacatcgatccaactcataaacccgtaaaacaaaagaggcgaaagctaggccccgaacgggcaactgcggttaatgaggaagtcgaaagactcctcaaagttggatcaataacagaagtaagatatcccgactggctcgccaatcccgtcgtcgtcgtcaagaagaagaacgggaaatggcgagtgtgcgtcgactttactgatctcaacaaagcatgcccgaaggattgttttctgcttccgcacatcgaccgtctggtcgaggcaaccgcaggaaacaaactcctatcgttcatggacgcgttctccggttacaatcaaatcatgatgaatcccgaagaccgcgagaacacagcattcattaccgaccgagggacctattgctacaaagtaatgcctttcggtcttaagaacgccggcgccatGTATCAGCGGCTCGTCAATCGaatgtttgccgagcaactcggaaaaaccatggaggtgtatatcgacgatatgttggtaaaatctcttgacgaacgcgaccacgtagtccacctagaggaatgctttgagagattgaaccagcacaacatgaaactcaatccagcaaACTGCAGATTCGCTgtggcgtcgggagaatttctcgggtacctcgtaacattccgcggaatagaggccaatccgaaacaaatcaacgcactgatagaaatggcctccccgagaaccaagcgggaagtccaaaggctgaccggacgagtcgcggccttaaaccgattcatctcgcgctccacggataagtgtctcccattctacgaaaccttgaaggggaacaaaaagttcgagtggtcagaagattcggagagcccttgttcctctacatcgcagtatccgcatcagcagtcagtggcgtcctgattcaagaagaattcggagaacagaaaccggtcttctacattagtaaaacattactagatgccgaaactcggt contains:
- the LOC130505043 gene encoding uncharacterized protein LOC130505043; protein product: METLMIKADVEEPLDATMARFLTGLNRDIQDRMELEDYDSMEQMLHKAILIEQQAKRKGLSKPAFAPKSSFAPKANYQDKGKSSSSTNTAFKTNASAHVDREKKEEAPKRTRDIQCFRCHGLGHYANRCPNQKVMVLLENGEVESEEDKEDLGPVYDDDEEEALDFPAHGPLLVTRKTLDDAFDPIFDEEADGVIDEFCSNFVEGSDPIYDEDDLDDPSHGPILVTRRSCTNVASDTLVKKLGLVTRPLARPFRLEWLNEAGEQYVKEQVTVPLSIGRYEDEVVCNVLPMDACHVLLGRPWQFDKKAVHDGFTNRHSFDHKGKKINLGAFVALGGPSRPGFNSRRGVTKSLRQINPSLVPETPTSLSRKVSKNLDDHKKHVKSVLEVLRKEKLFANLSKCSFGTDHVVFLGFVVGADGLRVDEEKVKAIREWPIPTTVSEVRSFHGLAGFYPKDRKPIAYFSEKLSGATLNYPTYDQELYALGQQKLNKRHARWVEFIETFPYVIKYKQGKENVVADALSRRESHGGGLMGHFGIKKTYKVVYEHFYWPSLMKDVERICNRCVDCKKAKSKVQNQGLFGPTHSISSLG